The following proteins come from a genomic window of Sphaerisporangium rubeum:
- a CDS encoding alkaline phosphatase D family protein, which translates to MEQNPSRRVFLAAAATGAGGLVLSSSAAASAARQTPLPAVRPARSAPDPFTLGIASGDPARDGFVLWTRLAPDPLTPDGHGGMPLGDVTVEWQVAEDERFRRVARSGRETARHASAHTVHVEAEGLEPGREYFYRFRANGHLSQVGRTRTAPDTAGPFTFAAVSCAQYEHGYYTAYRRMAEQEPDLVVHLGDYIYEYSGGVYTAAQGNVRQHAGGKLQTLADYRVRHAQYKTDPDLQLAHQNSPWLVVFDDHEVENNWAGGNPGTLVPAFDARKAAGFQAYYENMPLRRSSVARGTRIKLNRRVSWGPLATFHMLDTRQFRDDQPCGDGMRTGCDERLGQERVLLGEAQRAWLEQGLRDSAAGWNLIAQQIIVGQRDYHLGPGRELSLDAWDGYPAERDRLLAALSASGAANPVVLTGDAHVGSASDLLLDFDDPTSARVGVELVATSISSDGDGYHDPARDAALLTENPHLKFVNERRGYIMCGVTSSELTADFRTLDRISRRGAPARTAASFTVPAGERVLT; encoded by the coding sequence GTGGAGCAGAATCCGTCACGCAGAGTGTTCCTCGCCGCCGCCGCCACGGGGGCCGGCGGCCTCGTCCTCTCTTCGTCCGCCGCCGCGTCCGCCGCGCGGCAGACCCCCCTCCCGGCCGTCCGCCCCGCCCGCTCCGCGCCGGACCCGTTCACACTCGGGATCGCCTCCGGCGACCCCGCGCGGGACGGGTTCGTGCTGTGGACCCGCCTCGCACCCGACCCGCTGACCCCTGACGGCCACGGCGGCATGCCGCTCGGGGACGTCACCGTGGAGTGGCAGGTCGCCGAGGACGAGAGGTTCCGCCGTGTGGCGCGGTCGGGCCGGGAGACCGCGCGCCACGCCAGCGCGCACACCGTGCACGTCGAGGCCGAAGGGCTGGAACCCGGCCGCGAGTACTTCTACCGGTTCCGCGCGAACGGTCACCTGTCGCAGGTGGGCCGTACCAGGACGGCGCCGGACACCGCCGGCCCCTTCACGTTCGCCGCGGTGTCGTGCGCGCAGTACGAGCACGGCTACTACACCGCCTACCGCCGCATGGCCGAGCAGGAACCCGACCTGGTGGTGCACCTCGGCGACTATATCTACGAGTACTCCGGCGGCGTCTACACCGCCGCGCAGGGCAACGTGCGGCAGCACGCCGGCGGCAAGCTCCAGACCCTCGCCGACTACCGCGTGCGGCACGCGCAGTACAAGACCGACCCGGACCTGCAACTGGCCCACCAGAACAGTCCGTGGCTCGTGGTGTTCGACGACCACGAGGTCGAGAACAACTGGGCCGGCGGCAACCCCGGCACCCTCGTCCCGGCGTTCGACGCGCGCAAGGCCGCCGGTTTCCAGGCCTACTACGAGAACATGCCGCTGCGCCGCTCCTCGGTGGCCCGCGGCACCCGCATCAAGCTCAACCGCCGCGTGAGCTGGGGCCCGCTCGCGACGTTCCACATGCTCGACACCCGCCAGTTCCGCGACGACCAGCCCTGCGGCGACGGCATGCGCACCGGCTGCGACGAACGCCTCGGCCAGGAACGCGTCCTGCTCGGTGAGGCGCAGCGCGCATGGCTGGAGCAGGGCCTGCGCGACTCGGCCGCCGGCTGGAACCTCATCGCGCAGCAGATCATCGTCGGCCAGCGCGACTACCACCTCGGCCCCGGCCGCGAGCTCAGCCTCGACGCCTGGGACGGCTACCCCGCCGAACGCGATCGCCTGCTGGCCGCGCTGTCGGCCTCCGGCGCCGCCAACCCGGTCGTGCTGACCGGGGACGCGCACGTCGGCTCGGCGTCGGACCTGCTCCTGGACTTCGACGACCCCACCTCGGCGCGCGTCGGCGTCGAACTGGTCGCCACCTCGATCTCCAGCGACGGCGACGGCTACCACGACCCCGCGAGGGACGCGGCCCTGCTCACCGAGAACCCCCACCTGAAGTTCGTCAACGAACGCCGCGGCTACATCATGTGCGGCGTCACCTCCTCCGAGCTGACGGCCGACTTCCGCACCCTGGACCGCATCAGCCGCAGGGGAGCCCCCGCGAGGACCGCCGCGTCCTTCACCGTCCCGGCCGGCGAACGCGTCCTCACCTGA
- a CDS encoding GlsB/YeaQ/YmgE family stress response membrane protein, giving the protein MEVTGIISAIIIGLVIGALARLLVPGRQKIPIWLTILIGIVAALIGTAIASALGVADTRGIDWIELIIQIVLAVVGVMGASYLYGRSKVH; this is encoded by the coding sequence ATGGAAGTCACCGGAATCATCAGTGCCATCATCATCGGACTGGTGATCGGCGCGCTCGCGCGCCTGCTCGTCCCGGGCCGGCAGAAGATCCCGATCTGGCTGACCATCCTGATCGGCATCGTCGCCGCGCTCATCGGCACCGCCATCGCGTCCGCGCTCGGCGTGGCCGACACGCGGGGGATCGACTGGATCGAGCTCATCATCCAGATCGTGCTCGCGGTGGTCGGCGTGATGGGGGCGAGCTATCTGTACGGCCGCAGCAAGGTTCACTGA
- a CDS encoding HAD-IA family hydrolase: MKWVLFDYGEVLCHAQPEDDRVRLAEAAGTDAEAFWEGYWRHRLEFDRGTLTPRRYWSLVLGREAAEAETERLVELDVRSWSHENPGSVAVMAELAAAGHALALLSNAPECVARGVERLPWIETLRARFYSARLGLVKPDTGVYLRVAAELGCDPGEVVFVDDRLVNVEGAERAGMTALHFRDPGTLRADLEMVLAPR; encoded by the coding sequence ATGAAATGGGTCCTGTTCGACTACGGGGAAGTCCTGTGCCACGCGCAGCCGGAGGACGACCGCGTCCGGCTGGCCGAGGCCGCCGGCACCGATGCCGAGGCGTTCTGGGAGGGCTACTGGCGGCACCGGCTGGAGTTCGACCGCGGCACGCTCACGCCGCGGCGGTACTGGTCGCTGGTGCTCGGCCGCGAGGCCGCCGAGGCCGAGACCGAGCGGCTGGTGGAGCTGGACGTGCGCAGCTGGAGCCATGAGAACCCCGGCAGCGTGGCCGTCATGGCGGAGCTGGCCGCGGCCGGCCACGCGCTGGCGCTGCTGTCCAACGCGCCTGAGTGCGTGGCGCGAGGCGTCGAGCGGCTCCCCTGGATCGAGACCTTGCGTGCCCGCTTCTACAGCGCACGGCTCGGCCTGGTGAAACCCGACACCGGCGTCTACCTGCGGGTGGCCGCCGAGCTCGGCTGCGACCCCGGCGAGGTGGTCTTCGTGGACGACCGGCTCGTCAACGTCGAAGGCGCCGAGCGGGCCGGCATGACGGCACTGCACTTCCGTGACCCCGGCACGCTGCGCGCCGACCTGGAGATGGTGCTCGCGCCGCGCTGA